The following DNA comes from Cellulophaga sp. HaHa_2_95.
ACCAACATACCTACATTGTCTTTTTGATAAAGGTCAAAAGAACCAAATACGTTGCTATTAAATAGTCTAAAGTCTACACCAATCTCTTTGGTTACAATACGCTCCCAAGTAGTATTACTACTGAATAAGCTATTGGCACTAGAGGTAGCTTGTTGTCCTGCGTTTGTTTGGCCAAATACAGTTGTACCAAAGCCTACTGTAGATAAATATCCAAAATCGCCAATCCCAGAAGTACTCCCTAATTCGCCATAACCACCTCTTAATTTTAAGAATGATATAAGGCTACTCTCTTTTAGGAAATTTTCGGAACTAAGTACCCAACCAGCTGAAACATTACCGTAGTTAGACCATTTTTTGCCATCTGCAAATCTTGAAGATCCATCGCGTCTACCTTGTACTTCTAATAGGTATTTACTTTTGTAGTCATAATTTAATCTACCGATGTACCCGAAGAAACCCCAAGAAGTACCACCACCCGATGTTGTTACCAATTGGTCGGTAGCTCCTAAATTAATATCATAGACACCATAATCTACAAAGCCATTTCTTCTAATACTGTATTCGTTAATATCATTTTTCTCAGCTTCTATAGCTAAAAGTCCTGATAGATTGTGATCACCAAATTGATTAGAGTAATTTAATGCACCTTTATAATTCTTATAGGTTATGTTACCATCATTTCTGTCAGGACCTGTGCCTTCTTGAATGGAAGTGGTGTTGTTTATGTTATTTGAGAAACTCCCGCCCCAGCTATAAAGTGGTACAGAAACCGAATAGGTTTGGTATTCACTATTTTGTCGGCTGATTGCATAAGAACCTGTAAAATCTAAATGATCCGTGAATTTGTATTTAGCTAGAGCAGATATTTTAAATTGCTCAATTGTTTTGTTCTCACGGCCACCATCTATAACTTGTGCTACGCCATTTCTATCTCCTGTAATTAGATCACCTCCGAAGTTTGCATAGTATTGTCCGTCTGCATTATAGGTAGGAAAAAGTGGAGCATCGTAGGTTGCTGCTTCTCTACCTAAACCTCCAGAAGGTCCTGAAAATTTATTGTTGTAATAAGTGATGTTTGTGTTAATATTTAATTTATCACTAATATCTGCACCATAGTTCATGGAAAAATTATATCTATCAGAACTATCATCTGCAACTTTTAGGCCTCCAACATTGTTGTCATACCCTGCAGATATACGGAAGTTACTTTTTTCTGTTCCTCCAGATATACTAATGTTATGTTGGCTTGAGTACGAGTTACCGAACATTTCATCGAATCTTGGTGCGTTACCTAACCAAATGTTTCCATTAATAGGTAAATCATAATATCCTTCTTCTCCAGAAGCAATTCTATCTACAGTGGCAAGATCGTTCCAAAAGAAATATCTAGGTGGCTTTCCGGACGCTATATCTTCACGAGCTGCAGCGGCATATAATTGCCCATATTGTGACATTGTTGGTGATGGTGGACGTATACCTATAGTACCAACTCTAGAAATGGTACTGATGTCAATTTTAATTTTTCCTTTCCCTTTTTTTGTAGTCACTAAAATCACACCACCCGCGGCACGAGACCCGTAAACAGATGCTGATCCCCCTTTTAGTACACTAATGCTTTCAATATCATTAGGGTTCATATCATTAAAGGAAGACGAGTTTATGGAAGGAATACCATCAATTACAATAAGTGGTTCTATTCCATTTATAGAAGAAGCACCTCTAATAAGGAAGTTTACATTCTCATCGCCAGGTCTTGACGAGGTACGAGTAACTACCAAACCAGGTGTCCTACCTTGAAGTGCTAATGCAGGACTACCTACTGCTAAATCCTCAAATGCTTCTGCTTTTACTTGTTCAACAGATCCCGTTAAAGTTTCCTTTTTAGCAGTACCATAGCCTACCACAACAATTTCGTCAAGAGCACTTACATCAGAATCAAGCGTTACATTAATAACCCTATTAGATCCGACAGTAACTTCTTTTCTAGCATAACCAATAGATGAAAATATAAGTACGCTCGTATTCGATATTACATCGATGGTGTAGTTCCCATCAAAATCTGTCACGGTTCCTGTGGTAGTTCCTTTTATTACCACATTCACACCAGGTATGGGCATATTGCCATCTGCGTCTACTATTGTACCAGATATTTTTATGCTCTGTGGTAAAGTTGGATTTGCATGTGCCGTAATGCTGCAAATAAGAAAGCCTAAAATCCAAAATAGACTCGACAATTTTTTCAGATTTAACTGAATGCTTTTAAGTTTAGTCATAAAAATTAATTTTTAATAGTTCCATATAATTAAGTGAGTACGTTTGTTAAGGCAATGTTAATTATTAAGATCAATGACCATGATAAAATAATATTCAATCATTATAAATTATAGCTCTTTTTAAGTTATTTAGTAATATTCAGTGCTATTTTGTGCGGTATTGCAGAATAATTAGGTAAAAAATTTAATGATTTGTAAATGTATGTATTAATAATTGGTTGCTATAAAACTGTGGTTTAATTGCATAAAAAGAGCACATTATGTGAGATGAAAAATAAGTAATTGAAATTGTTTATCAGTAAGATTATCAACTTTTAGCCTGTAAGACATTGTAAATCAATATTTTGTAGCTGCATCCATTTTGCTTCAACAAAAGTGTAATTGCACATAACCATGAGGTTTGCTAATTTAATTCTTAAGCTTTTCTTTTTTATTCAAGTAATGTATTTCTGTAAAACACTCATTTTCTACGGTATATAGGATACGCATACTCTTGAATCTTATTTGTAGTATAATTCGTATAAATACGCTAGCAAAAGGATGTTATTTTATCATGATTGAATGATAATTTATGTCTTAGGAGGCTTATTCTTTATAAAATTGTGATAGAGTTTATGCTGTAAATTTTAATTTAAATTTTTATGAAAAATAAGCTCAATAAACACTTTTTAGATATAACCATAGATCCTTAAATTATGAGTAAATTTTTTCTAATGCTTACTATTGTATTGATTGTTTCGTGTAGTCCTGCAAAAAAAGAAGCTCCCGTATTTAGCGCTCAAGAGATGCTAGATAAAAGCGTAATAAAAACAAAAGAAACACTTAAAGGCTTATCTGTTAAAGATAGCTTTTTAAGAAATATTCCTGAAAACCAAACTAATTGGGAATCTGTAGGAGTAAATGATTGGTGCAGTGGTTTTTGGCCTGGAGTTCTTTGGTATGCCTATGAAGCTTCTAATGATGCATCTTTAAAAAAGGAGGCAGAAGCTTTTACGGCTCCAATAAAAACAATTGCTTATAATCCTGCTCGGAATCACGATATCGGTTTTATGGTGTATTGTAGTTTTGGTAATGGGTATAGAATTACGGGAAATCCCGAGTATAAGGAAGTATTGCTTTCTGCAGCCGATACTTTGGCAACCTTATATAATGATAAGGTAGGATCAATACTTTCTTGGCCAGAAAAAAGAAAAGAGTACTCGCATAATACCATTATTGATAATATGATGAATTTGGAATTACTTTTCTGGGCAGCAAAAAACGATGGAGACCAACGTTTATATGATATCGCTACTAGTCATGCAGAAGTAACCATGAATAATCTTGTTAGGAAAGATAACTCCTTATACCATTTAGGATCTTTCAATGAGGAAACAGGTAAATTTTTAAAAGGATATACGCACCAAGGGTATGCAGATGAATCTATGTGGGCAAGAGGACAAACATGGGGTATATACGGTTTTGCAATGGCGTATAGGGAAACAGGAAGAAAAGATTTTTTAGAAACTTCTATAAAGTTAGCAGACCATTTCTTAGAGCGTTTACCGGAAGATGGAATTCCTTTTTGGGATTTTGATGATCCAAAAATCCCTAATGCTCCTAAAGATGCTTCTGCGGCAGCTATTGCCGCTTGTGGTATGTTTGAAATAGCAAGTTTAGTAGAGGATGTTACATTGAAAGATAAATTTAATACTGCTGCAACCAAGTTTGTAGAAATTTTATCATCAGATGCCTATTATAGTGGTGACAAAAACCAAGCACTTTTATTGCATTCGACAGGTCATTTACCTAAGAATTCAGAAATAGATATGCCTATCATTTATGCAGATTATTATTATATGGAAGCTTTGATTCGCTTGAAAAAATTAGAAGAGGCAACAGCCGCTAAGGCATTAGTCGCAAAGGAATAAATAAATTTTTAAAACCTAACGGATGTTTAAAACCTTATGCTGCTTATTTTGTCTTGTTTCTACAGTGATGTGTGCTCAGAATAAGGTGTTTAGTAATTTATTGGAAGCACCAGTGAATGGAGGCTTACAGATGGACGACTATTGGGTTTGGGGGAGCTCTGTGATCAAAGGAGATGATGGTGTGTATCACATGTATGCTTCTAGATGGCCAAAATTTCTACCTTTTCATCCTGGTTGGATGACTAGTTCAGAAATTGTCCATGCCACTTCCAATACTCCAGAAGGACCGTATGTATTTAAAGATGTGGCTTTAGGAGCACGAGGAGCACAGTTTTGGGATGGCAGATCTTGTCATAACCCTAAAATTGTGAAATATAAAGACACTTATATTTTGTATTATATGGGCTCAACACATCCTTTTGAGAATGTGTCAGAACAAAATGTAGCCCAATTTACACTTACTAGTAAATGGTGTATTTCGGCGCGATGGGGAAAGCGTATAGGAATGGCGATTTCTAAAAACCCTAACGGGCCTTGGAAAAGGTATGATGCCCCAATATTGGATGTAAAACCGGATTCATTTTATAGTTTTTTAACCTCCAATCCGTCACCATTACTAAAAGATGATGGTGCTGTAGTATTACTTTTTAAAGGTCGAAATTATAAAGAGGATGGTATTTCCAATTCAGATATGAGCATAGGTGTTGCTACGGCACCCTCTTTTAAAGGGCCATATACGGTAGTAGGCGATCAACCCCTTTTTTCTACGGAACATTTAGGGGAAATTGAAGACCCTCATATTTGGAAAGATATAAATGGTATACACCTGGTGGCCAAAGACCAACGAGGTAAAATTACAGGAGTAGCAGGAGATGGCCTGTTGGCACATTCTAAAGATGGTATTCAATGGGAGGTAGATCCAAACCCAAAAGCATATACTAAATTAGTGAAATGGGACACCGGAAAAACTATAAAACAAGGACAATTAGAACGGCCATTTGTTTTGGTTGAAGACAATGTGCCTACTCATATTTTCTTTGCGACCATGGATGGACCTGGGGGTTTTAGTAAAGGATCAAAAACATGGAATATGGTTATTCCTTTATCTCAAAAATAATCATTCAACTTATTTAAAAATTACACGATGATAAAGAATTTCACTTTAGTACTTATTGTTATTTTTTTTCTACCACTAGCGCTTCAAGCGGAGGTAACCGTAAATGCCATTTTTTCTGATCATATGGTACTGCAGCGCGACACAAAAGTGCCGGTATGGGGTTGGGCAGATCCTAATGAAAAAGTAATTGTTTCTGGTAGTTGGGGCAAAACAGCTTCCGTAGCTACAGGAGCCGATGGTAAATGGCGCGTAGACCTAGAAACACCTAATGCAGGAGGACCTTTTACTATAACTATCTCAGGAAAAAATACTATTACAATAAACGATGTGTTATCTGGAGAAGTTTGGCTTTGTACGGGGCAATCAAATATGGATTTTTCAATTTCAAAATTCTTGAATGATTCTAAAGATCCCAAACATCAACCTTTGGTGGAATATATTAGAAATGAAGCGGCTACTGTTAATGATCCTTACTTAAGGCATATTGAAGTGCCTCAAGCAACATCCTTATTTGATACAGAAGATAATTTTGAGGGCAATTGGCGAAAAGCAACAACAGATGAAATAGGAAAGATAACGGCTACGGGTTATTTTTTTGCTAAGGAATTAAGGAAACAATTAAACGTACCCATAGGACTAGTAGAGTGTTCTTGGGGAGGAACACGTGTACAACCGTGGATTTCTGAAGCATCTTATCTTGAGGATGAAAATCTCCGAGATTATTTTTTAGCCAATAGAAAAGAAGAGAAGGCATTAATTTCTAAAATGGATGCAGAAGATTATCAAGATACACAGTACAACGAGCAGATGGAAAACTGGAAAAGCAAAGGTGAAAAGGGCAAACAGCCAAAACCTATGACGCATCCCAAAGAAGATCGGCAAGCACCTGGAACATTATATAATGCGATGTTACATACCATTATTCCTTATAAAATAAAGGGAGCCATTTGGTATCAAGGAGAAAGCAACGCCGTGTATATGCCCAATGAATATGAGGCATTCTTAACCAATATGATTCGCAGTTGGAGAGCAGATTGGGGGCAAGGAGATTTTTCTTTTTATATGGCACAACTAGCAGCGTGTACTAGAGGAAATGATACTGCAGACAAAGGTTGGGCAACGGTTAATGATCATTTGAGGAGAACTTTAAAACTACCAAATACAGGCCTTGCCGTATTATATGATATAGGAGAACCGCGCGATATTCATCCTCACAACAAAATGGATGCTGGTAAAAGATTAGCACTTTGGGCATTAGAAAAAGATTACAACGTAAAAACATCGGTTTATAGCGGACCACTGTATAAAAGTAAGAAGGTTAAAAAGGATAAAACGATCATCTCTTTTGATCATGCGAAGTCGGGTTTAATGGTAGGATATAAAAACCTGCTCGATGATACAATTTCAGTAAATGAACCATTAGAATGGTTTGAGGTTTTAAGTAGTGATGGTATCTGGTATAAAGCAAATGCCACTATAATCTCTAAAAATAAAGTAGCCGTTTGGAATGCTACTGTTTCAGAACCGCTAGAAGTGCGTTATGCTTGGTCAGGAAATCCTGAAGGGGCGAACCTTTACAATACGGGAGGTTTACCAGCAGCAGCTTTTAGTACAGAAGACTAAAGCAAGCTTATTTTTTAAACTAATTATGAATATTATTTAAGATAAAAGTATATGAATTTTGAAAGATCGATAGGTCATTTTGTAGGGTATAGTGTGTTGCTATTTTCACTATTTGTCTTAAGTGCATGTAATTCTAAGATCAAATTGAATGATACTCAAACAGTCGATGCAACCTTGCTATATAACGAGTCTTTTGATGAAAATTTAAATAATTGGAAGGTAGAGCAGATGCCGGGGGGAACAGTGCAAATCATCAATAAAAAGCTAGAAATATATGATGCTGCAGGATGTACTATTTGGTATACACAGAAGTTAGAAGGCTCAATTATGATAACCTATGATGCGACGGTCATTGATAACGGAAAATTACATGATCGTGTATCAGATTTAAATTGCTTTTGGATGGCTACAGATCTTGAAAATCCGACTAATTTATTTGAAAATTCAGCACGTCGAGGTGGAAAGTTTTCAAACTATGATTCGTTACAATTATACTATATGGGTGTTGGCGGACATAACAATACCAAGACCAGATTTAGACGTTACTTAGGTAATGGAGAAAGACCTTTATTGCCAGAACATGATTTAACGGCATCAAAGTTTCTTCTTAAAGCTAATACTACCTATAAAATTAAAATAATAGCCCATGAGGGCACCATTCAATATTATAAGGATGATTTGCTTATTGCAGATTTTCAAGATTCACAGCCTTATACTTCTGGGTATTTTGGACTTAGAACAGTAGATAATCATATGACCATTGATGAGTTTAAAGTATATAGGTTATCACCTGTCAATTAAATTAAAAGATCTTCTGTAAAGAAAACTTCTAGGATAATAAAAAAAGGAATAAAGGTTTTAATACCTACTAAACTTCATCTAAATTTTATAAACTCCATTTTATATAGCTTGTATCGTATTCTTTAACCAAAGATGCTGTGAGAAGCATTGTAGGCTACCTATTGTTCTAAAATGGATTATAGTTTATAGGCTTTGAATATTAATTTATCCTCGCGCTTTTCATTAAGTTTTATACTTGTTTCAAAGATTTTAGAACGCAAAAAGTATAATTTAATCCTATAAAAACAAGAGGCTCAACAGGTCTTTTAAAATCAAATTGATAAGTATTTTATGCTGTTTTTACATTCAAATTCAATCAGAATGAGCAGCGTTATTGTATAAAAATATTAAACGAATAGCCATTCTGGGAGTACCAAGAAAGTATAAGCATCATATGGAAGAATATAGGAAAGTTTACCTAGGCTAGAAGAGGAATAATTTAAAGACTACATGAATAAAATAAAACAAAAAATTGGAAACTATCGCTTTAGAATTTTAGGCTTACTATTATTTGCGACGACCATAAATTATTTTGATAGAAGCATTATTGGTGTTATGGCGCCAACACTTCAAAATATGTTTGATTGGACCAATGAAGATTACGCAAACATTATCATTAGTTTTCAAGTTGCCTATGCTATTGGTATGTTAACCATGGGAGGTATTATAGATAAATTAGGAACAAAAATAGGATACACATTAGCCATTGCCATATGGAGTTTATTTGGTATGCTTCATGCTGCGGTTAGACCTGGATTTAGTGTTATTGGTTTTAGTCTAGCTCGTTTTGGTTTAGGTTTTGGAGAGGCAGGTAATTTTCCTGCAGCAATAAAAACAGTCGCAGAATGGTTTCCGAAAAAAGAACGTGCTTATGCTACCGGAATATTTAATGCAGCAACAAGCATTGGAGCCATTGCAGCACCATTTGTTGTAGGGTGGATTGTTCATGAAGATGGTACCAATTGGCAGATTCCATTTTTAATAACAGGCGCTTTAAGTGCTATTTGGGTTTTTCTGTGGTTAAAATATTACAAAAAACCAGAGGATCATCCTAAAGTGAGCAAAGAAGAGCTTGAGTATATTATTAGTGATTCGGCCGTAGAAGTGAGTAAAGAAAAACTACCGTGGATCAAAATCCTAAAAAGACGAGAAGCTTGGGCTTTTGCAGTGGCAAAAACAACCGATGCTGTTTGGTGGTTTTACCTTTTTTGGGGTGCAAAATTTTTGGCAGAAACTTTTGGATTAAAACTAAAAGACATAGGAGTTCCATTCTTTATTATGTATGTTCTGGCAGATGGGGGTAGTATACTGGGAGGCTACTTATCGGGATATTTTATCAAGAAAGGATGGTCTGTAAATAAAGCTAGAAAAACGACATTATTGCTTTGTGCAATTATGATTTTACCCGTTTGTTATGTGGCTTTTGCCGAGAACAAATGGTTAGCTGTGTTCTTAATAGGAATTGGAGCAGCAGGGCATCAAGCATGGTCGGCAAACATATTTACCTTAGTATCTGACGTTTTTCCTAAAAAAGCCACAGCATCTATTGTTGGACTAGGAGGAATGATTGGTGCCGTAGCAGGTATTGTTAGTAATAAACTACTGGGTAAGTTTCTAGACCAGGCCGATAATACCGCTTATTTCTGGGCTTTTTTAGTGGCAGGTTCTAGTTATCTCATTATTTTAGGTATTGTTCATTTATTGATGCCGAAAATGATTCCGCTAGACGAAAATTTAAAACAAATTCTATAACTATATAATTAATATTAAATACAATTTTAAATGTCAAATACTTACGAAACACGTTATGCTTCACATCCTGAGGCTGTAAAAAAATATGATACAAAACAATTAAGAGAAGAGTTTTTAATAACAGATTTATTACAAGAAGATACATTGAAACTAGTCTATTCTCATTATGATCGTTTTATTACGGGTGGTGTTGTGCCAACAGCAAAGAAAGTGCTATTGGAAAGCATTGATCCATTGAAAGCTTCGTATTTCTTAGAAAGAAGAGAACTTGGTATCATCAATATTGGAGACAGTGGAACAGTTACTGTAGACGGAGAAGAATTTCAATTAGATCATAAGGAAGCGCTTTATTTAGGCCGAGGTAACAAGGAGGTATATTTCGCTAGTAAATCAGAAAAAAGTCCCGCTAAATTTTATTTAAATTCAACTCCTGCTCATAAAGCTTTTCCGAATAAAAAAATTGGAATTAATGATGTAGAGGTGGTAGAATTAGGGTCTCCAGAAACAGCTAATGCCAGAACACTTAGAAAGTACATTGTAAATAGTGTGGTAGACGTATGTCAATTGCAAATGGGAATGACGTCTTTAAAATCAGGGAGTGTTTGGAATACTATGCCAGCACATGTTCATGATCGTAGAATGGAAGTATACTTCTACTTTGAGATTCCAGAAGGGCAAGCGGTAAGTCATTTCATGGGACAACCTACAGAAACGAGACATATTTGGATGGATAATAACCAAGCTGTTATTTCTCCACCATGGTCTATACATTGTGGTTCAGGAACTTCAAACTATACTTTTATTTGGGGAATGGCAGGTGAAAACCTAGATTATGGCGATATGGATGTGTGTAAAATAACCGAATTAAGATAGAACTATGAGTATCTCATTATTTGATTTAAAAGGAAAAATTGCATTGGTGACAGGAAGTACTCACGGCTTGGGTATGGCTATGGCAATGGGTTTAGGAAAAGCAGGAGCTACTATTATTGTAAATGGTAACTCATCGCAAGACAAAATAGCTACAGCCTTAGCCGCTTATAAAGCAGAAGGTATCAATGCTTTTGGTTACAAGTTTAATGTTACAGATGAAGACCAAGTAAAAGCTGCTGTGAAAAGCATTGAAACAGAAGTAGGTACTATTGATATCTTAGTCAATAACGCAGGTATTATCAAAAGAACGCCACTCGAAGATATGGAAGTATCAGATTTTAGAGAAGTGGTAGATGTAGATTTGGTGAGTCCGTTTATTGTATCCAAACATGTTGTGAAAGGAATGATAGCTCGTAAAAGTGGTAAAATTATCAATATTTGTTCTATGATGAGCGAATTGGGTAGAAATACGGTTGGTGCCTACGCTGCAGCAAAAGGCGGACTTAAAATGTTGACGCAGAATATGGCGACCGAATGGGCAAAACACAATATTCAGATTAATGGAATTGGTCCTGGGTATTTTGCAACGACACAAACGGCACCTATTAGAGTAGAAGGGCATCCTTTTAATGATTTTATTGTGAATAGAACGCCAGCAGCAAAATGGGGAGATCCTAATGATTTAAGTGGTGCTGCTATTTTCTTAAGCTCTAAAGCAAGTGATTTTGTAAATGGTCATATTCTGTATGTAGATGGCGGAATTTTAGCAACCATAGGAAAACCATCCAATGAAAACTAAAACAAACAATGATGAACGTTAGTAAATTAGCCTTCTTTTTAAGTATAGGATTCGTATTACAATCTTGTGAGCCAGAAAAAAGTACCTCAGTTTTTATTGTTAAGAATGATTTGAATGTGGAGCGCTCTTTTGAGACGGTAGAACTTTCCAAAGAATTTTTAGCAGATAAAGATTTGAATACTGTTGGCATTAAAGATATTGAAACAGGCAAATTACAAATTATTCAATTGGTAGATACGAATGGAGATTCAATAGAGGATCAACTGTTGTTTCAGCCTACATTGGGGCCTAATTCTGAAAGAAGATTTGAAATCGTAACCGCAACAAAAGAAGAGCAACCTACTGCTCCCGACTATTGTTATTCTCGTTTTGTACCAGAGCGTACAGATGATTATACGTGGGAGAATGATAAAGTTGCTTTTAGAATGTATGGACCTACAGCGCAACAAATGATTGAAGATAGTATTCCTGGAGGAACATTATCTAGTGGCGTAGATGCATGGTTAAAAAAGGTAGAATACCCTATTATCAATAAATGGTATGAGAAGAATAGCAAAAGGGCAGGAGCCTACCATGAAGATACTGGTGAAGGTTTAGATAACTTTCATGTAGGATCAAGTAGAGGTGTAGGCGGTCTTGCCATAAAAGAAGATACGACGTACTACTATTCTAAAAATTTTACAGAATGGAAAACAATCACAACAGGCCCTATTAGAACTAGCTTTTATTTAAAACATAAGGACTGGAAAGCTGGTGAAAATCAAATTCAAGAATCAAAAATCATAAGTTTAGATCTAGGAAGTAATTTTTCTAAATTTGAAATTAGCCTTGAAGGTTCAGAGCATATTTCTGTTGGATTAACGCTGCATGAAAAAGATGGTGTTGTTACAGGAGATGCAAACAAAGGTTGGGTGAGTTATTGGGAGCCACATGCAGATTCAGAATTAGGTTCTGCAATCATAGCAAGTAAGAAATACTTTATAGATTATGAAACCTATGATACGAATATAACCGATTTAAGTAATGCGTATGCGAACTTAAAAGTT
Coding sequences within:
- a CDS encoding gluconate 5-dehydrogenase yields the protein MSISLFDLKGKIALVTGSTHGLGMAMAMGLGKAGATIIVNGNSSQDKIATALAAYKAEGINAFGYKFNVTDEDQVKAAVKSIETEVGTIDILVNNAGIIKRTPLEDMEVSDFREVVDVDLVSPFIVSKHVVKGMIARKSGKIINICSMMSELGRNTVGAYAAAKGGLKMLTQNMATEWAKHNIQINGIGPGYFATTQTAPIRVEGHPFNDFIVNRTPAAKWGDPNDLSGAAIFLSSKASDFVNGHILYVDGGILATIGKPSNEN
- a CDS encoding DUF4861 family protein, which codes for MNVSKLAFFLSIGFVLQSCEPEKSTSVFIVKNDLNVERSFETVELSKEFLADKDLNTVGIKDIETGKLQIIQLVDTNGDSIEDQLLFQPTLGPNSERRFEIVTATKEEQPTAPDYCYSRFVPERTDDYTWENDKVAFRMYGPTAQQMIEDSIPGGTLSSGVDAWLKKVEYPIINKWYEKNSKRAGAYHEDTGEGLDNFHVGSSRGVGGLAIKEDTTYYYSKNFTEWKTITTGPIRTSFYLKHKDWKAGENQIQESKIISLDLGSNFSKFEISLEGSEHISVGLTLHEKDGVVTGDANKGWVSYWEPHADSELGSAIIASKKYFIDYETYDTNITDLSNAYANLKVINEKVVYYAGFGWKESGQFKTKEAWEQHLNSVSEKINNPLIVRKE